Proteins encoded in a region of the Streptomyces akebiae genome:
- a CDS encoding IclR family transcriptional regulator yields MSNYSAEGATAGAAVNGVQSVDRAVSVLEILAQRGEAGVSEVAAEIDVHKSTAFRLLGALEARGLVEQTAERGKYRLGFGIVRLAGAVTGRLDITQQGRQVCERLSEEIGETVNIAVLQEHYAVNLHQVRGPGAVGTHNWVGQLTPVHATSSGKILLAHLPERQRAEVLEASGLRKLTPHTLTTRAKLEQDLTTARELGYAVTLEELEIGLHAMAAPIRSREGQVVAALSASGPAYRFTEERIRELVPVLTRGAEEISRRMGYLG; encoded by the coding sequence ATGAGCAACTACTCGGCAGAGGGCGCAACAGCGGGTGCCGCGGTGAACGGTGTGCAGTCCGTCGACCGCGCCGTCAGCGTCCTGGAGATCCTCGCCCAGCGCGGCGAGGCCGGTGTCAGTGAGGTCGCCGCCGAGATCGACGTCCACAAGTCGACCGCCTTCCGGCTCCTCGGGGCGCTGGAGGCACGCGGACTGGTCGAGCAGACGGCCGAGCGGGGCAAGTACCGGCTCGGCTTCGGCATCGTGCGGCTCGCCGGCGCCGTCACGGGCCGGCTCGACATCACGCAGCAGGGCCGGCAGGTGTGCGAGCGGCTCAGCGAGGAGATCGGCGAGACCGTCAACATCGCCGTGCTCCAGGAGCACTACGCGGTCAATCTCCACCAGGTGCGCGGCCCGGGCGCGGTCGGCACCCACAACTGGGTCGGCCAGCTCACCCCCGTGCACGCCACGTCCAGCGGCAAGATCCTGCTGGCCCACCTCCCGGAGCGACAGCGGGCCGAGGTGCTGGAGGCGTCCGGGCTGCGCAAGCTGACGCCGCACACGCTGACGACCAGGGCGAAGCTGGAGCAGGACCTCACCACGGCGCGCGAGCTCGGGTACGCGGTGACGCTGGAGGAGCTGGAGATCGGACTGCACGCCATGGCGGCCCCGATCCGCTCCCGCGAGGGCCAGGTCGTCGCCGCGCTCAGCGCCTCCGGCCCGGCCTACCGCTTCACCGAGGAACGCATCCGGGAACTCGTGCCCGTACTGACGCGGGGCGCCGAGGAGATCAGCCGCAGGATGGGCTATCTGGGCTGA
- a CDS encoding dihydropteroate synthase: MGVVNVTPDSFSEGGPSCATEAAGARGGALLGQGAAIVDVGGESTLPQTSSRGIPLASPGAVVGVDTGWAEVAARALEAGARLVNGDVVDDVLRELRPRSDAAPEAGVPPGSLTVDPGLSSAEVASTLDAVRVTARRGAEAAVAAWRPLGGAPSVAVSPDSPSCG, translated from the coding sequence ATGGGCGTCGTGAACGTCACGCCGGACTCGTTCTCCGAGGGCGGGCCGTCATGCGCCACCGAAGCAGCCGGGGCACGTGGCGGCGCCCTGCTGGGGCAGGGCGCCGCCATCGTGGACGTGGGCGGCGAGTCGACCCTCCCCCAGACTTCGTCCCGGGGGATCCCACTCGCTTCGCCCGGCGCGGTCGTCGGTGTCGACACCGGGTGGGCCGAGGTCGCCGCCCGTGCGCTGGAGGCGGGCGCACGGCTGGTCAACGGCGATGTGGTCGACGACGTGCTCCGGGAGCTGCGGCCGAGGAGCGACGCGGCCCCGGAGGCGGGCGTCCCACCCGGTTCGCTGACCGTCGACCCAGGGCTGAGCTCCGCCGAAGTCGCCTCGACGCTGGACGCGGTCCGGGTGACGGCCCGTCGGGGCGCCGAAGCGGCGGTGGCGGCGTGGCGGCCGCTGGGCGGGGCGCCGTCCGTGGCGGTCAGCCCAGATAGCCCATCCTGCGGCTGA
- a CDS encoding sarcosine oxidase subunit gamma produces MADTAPTSRPRSPLSGAADRLAAATRTSGGRIRLAELPFLTQLDVRLDAKGAAADAVGLALGLPLPLEPNTVARAGELTALWLGPDEWLLVGPPGGGRELESRIREAAGEEPVSVTDVSAQRTTVLITGPRARDLLAHGCPLDLHPRAFGAGRCAQTTLARTQAVLVAREEPGAGFWVLVRSSFAGYLADWLLDAATEYV; encoded by the coding sequence ATGGCTGACACCGCCCCGACCTCCCGGCCCCGCAGCCCCCTGTCCGGGGCCGCCGACCGGCTGGCCGCCGCCACCCGCACCTCCGGGGGCAGGATCCGCCTGGCCGAACTCCCCTTCCTCACCCAGCTCGACGTACGTCTCGACGCCAAGGGGGCGGCGGCGGACGCCGTCGGCCTCGCGCTGGGCCTGCCGCTACCGCTGGAGCCCAACACCGTCGCCCGCGCGGGGGAGCTGACCGCGCTGTGGCTCGGCCCCGACGAGTGGCTGCTCGTGGGGCCGCCGGGCGGCGGGCGCGAGCTGGAGAGCCGGATCAGGGAAGCCGCCGGAGAGGAGCCGGTCTCCGTGACCGACGTCTCCGCACAGCGCACCACGGTCCTCATCACCGGCCCGCGCGCCCGCGACCTGCTGGCCCACGGCTGCCCGCTGGACCTGCACCCGCGCGCCTTCGGTGCCGGGCGCTGCGCCCAGACCACCCTGGCCCGCACCCAGGCCGTCCTGGTCGCACGGGAGGAGCCCGGCGCCGGTTTCTGGGTCCTGGTCCGTTCGTCGTTCGCCGGCTATCTGGCGGACTGGCTGCTCGACGCGGCGACGGAGTACGTCTGA
- a CDS encoding sarcosine oxidase subunit beta family protein, which yields MSPRTPGADLPEHPDWLWRDPEPKKSYDVVIVGGGGHGLATAHYLARNHGITNVAVLEKGWLGGGNMARNTTIIRSNYLWDESAGIYEHALKLWEGLEEELDYPILFSQRGVLNLAHSLQDVRDSVRRVEANRLNGVDAEWLDADGVKDVCPIVNISQDVRYPVLGATYQPRAGIAKHDHVAWGLARSADAAGIDIIQNCEVTGLDVVDNRVVGVRTTRGRIAAGKVALCSAGHTSVLAAMAGIRLPVQSHPLQALVSELLEPVHPTVVMSNAVHVYVSQAHKGELVMGAGIDAYNSYTQRGAFHIIEEQMAAALELFPVFARAHVLRTWGGIVDVSPDASPIIGLSPVDNLYLNCGWGTGGFKATPGVGWVYAHTIAHDTPHALNAPFSLDRFTTGALVDEHGAAAVAH from the coding sequence ATGAGCCCCCGTACCCCCGGCGCCGACCTCCCCGAGCACCCCGACTGGCTGTGGCGTGACCCCGAGCCGAAGAAGTCGTACGACGTGGTCATCGTCGGCGGCGGCGGACACGGTCTGGCCACCGCCCACTATCTGGCCAGGAACCACGGCATCACCAATGTCGCGGTGCTGGAGAAGGGCTGGCTCGGCGGCGGCAACATGGCCCGCAACACCACGATCATCCGCTCGAACTACCTGTGGGACGAGAGCGCCGGCATCTACGAGCACGCCCTCAAGCTCTGGGAGGGACTGGAGGAGGAGCTCGACTACCCGATCCTCTTCTCCCAGCGCGGTGTGCTGAACCTCGCGCACAGCCTCCAGGACGTCCGCGACAGCGTGCGCCGCGTCGAGGCCAACCGCCTCAACGGCGTGGACGCGGAGTGGCTCGACGCCGACGGCGTCAAGGACGTCTGTCCGATCGTCAACATCTCCCAGGACGTGCGCTACCCGGTCCTGGGCGCCACCTACCAGCCGCGCGCCGGCATCGCCAAGCACGACCACGTGGCCTGGGGCCTGGCCCGCTCCGCCGACGCGGCCGGCATCGACATCATCCAGAACTGCGAGGTCACCGGCCTGGACGTGGTCGACAACCGCGTCGTCGGCGTCCGCACGACCCGGGGCCGCATCGCGGCCGGCAAGGTCGCCCTCTGCTCGGCGGGCCACACCTCGGTCCTCGCCGCCATGGCCGGCATCCGACTCCCGGTCCAGAGCCACCCGTTGCAGGCCCTGGTCTCCGAACTCCTGGAGCCGGTGCACCCCACGGTCGTGATGTCCAACGCCGTGCATGTGTACGTCAGCCAGGCGCACAAGGGCGAGCTGGTGATGGGCGCGGGCATCGACGCGTACAACTCGTACACCCAGCGCGGTGCCTTCCACATCATCGAGGAGCAGATGGCCGCGGCCCTGGAGCTCTTCCCGGTCTTCGCCCGCGCTCATGTGCTGCGCACCTGGGGCGGCATCGTCGACGTCAGCCCCGACGCATCGCCGATCATCGGGCTCAGCCCCGTCGACAACCTCTATCTCAACTGCGGCTGGGGAACGGGCGGTTTCAAGGCCACCCCGGGCGTCGGCTGGGTCTACGCCCACACCATCGCCCACGACACCCCGCACGCCCTCAACGCCCCCTTCTCGCTCGACCGTTTCACCACCGGCGCGCTCGTCGACGAGCACGGCGCGGCCGCGGTGGCCCACTAG
- a CDS encoding bifunctional methylenetetrahydrofolate dehydrogenase/methenyltetrahydrofolate cyclohydrolase, with the protein MNATLLDGKATAADIRRELTERVAKSTATGGRPPGLGTVLVGEDPGSRAYVAGKHRDCAQVGIASIRRDLPADASQQQVEDVIDELNADPACTGYIVQLPLPRHLDANAVLERMDPAKDADGLHPVNLGRLTLGVDAPLPCTPRGIVELLRRHDVPLAGARVCVVGRGITVGRPIGLLLTRRSENATVTLCHTGTKGLAWHTREADIVIAAAGSPGLITKDMLRSGAAVLDVGITRTDQGLVGDIHPDAAQVAGWIAPMPGGVGPMTRAMLLANVVEAAERNATAV; encoded by the coding sequence GTGAACGCAACGCTGCTCGACGGCAAGGCGACCGCCGCCGACATCCGCCGCGAACTCACGGAGCGGGTGGCCAAGTCGACCGCAACCGGCGGCCGTCCGCCGGGCCTCGGCACCGTCCTGGTCGGCGAGGACCCCGGCAGCCGCGCCTATGTCGCCGGCAAGCACCGCGACTGCGCCCAGGTCGGCATCGCCTCCATCCGCCGCGACCTGCCCGCCGACGCCTCCCAGCAGCAGGTAGAGGACGTCATCGACGAGCTCAACGCCGACCCTGCCTGCACCGGCTACATCGTCCAGCTCCCGCTGCCCCGCCACCTCGACGCGAACGCCGTACTGGAACGCATGGACCCGGCCAAGGACGCCGACGGACTGCACCCCGTCAACCTCGGCCGGCTCACCCTCGGCGTCGACGCCCCGCTGCCCTGCACCCCGCGCGGCATCGTCGAACTCCTGCGCCGGCACGACGTACCGCTCGCCGGCGCCCGCGTCTGCGTGGTCGGCCGGGGCATCACGGTCGGCCGCCCCATCGGCCTGCTGCTCACCCGCCGCTCCGAGAACGCCACCGTCACCCTGTGCCACACCGGCACCAAGGGCCTGGCCTGGCACACCCGTGAGGCCGACATCGTCATCGCGGCGGCCGGTTCACCCGGGCTGATCACCAAGGACATGCTGCGCTCCGGCGCGGCCGTCCTGGACGTCGGCATCACCCGCACCGACCAGGGCCTGGTCGGCGACATCCACCCGGACGCCGCCCAGGTCGCCGGCTGGATCGCGCCGATGCCCGGCGGGGTGGGCCCCATGACCCGCGCGATGTTGCTGGCCAACGTCGTCGAGGCCGCCGAGAGGAACGCCACCGCCGTATGA
- a CDS encoding GcvT family protein codes for MAGPRVVIIGAGVVGAALADEISARGWTEVTVVDQGPLPATGGSSSHAPGLVFQTNSSKTMTELARYTVEKFCSLDVDGKPCFLQVGGLEVATTPERLTELRRRHGWITAWGIESRLLTADECVERHPLVDRDKVLGGLLVPTDGLAKAVLAVEAQIRRAAERGVTFLARHEVLDVLRADGEVTGVLTDQGELPADIVVCCAGIWGPKIARMVGMNLPLTPLAHQLAWTGPIPALAGQTEEAIRPILRHQDADLYYRDRFDGIGIGYYGHRPMPITADEILSVDEADDMPSVLKFTEDDFADAWTETQSLLPSTKEANIEEGINGLFSFTTDNFPLLGESPDVKGFWVAEAVWVTHSAGVGRAMAEWLVDGYCSSFDLHECDVNRFEPHQLSPEYVLARDCQNFVEVYDILHPLQPSGDPRPIRTSPFHARQQEHGAFFLEANGWERPQWYEANAGLVEGRSIPTPGDWAARYWSPIVGAEAQATRETVAMYDMTALKRLEVSGPGAADLLERLCTGKVAKSVGSVTYTLFLDHDGGIRSDVTVARLARDTFQIGANGNLDLDWITRHLPADGTVQVRDITPGTCCVGLWGPLARKVLQPLTDADFSNDGLKYFRAKHAYIGSVPVTAMRLSYVGELGWELYTTADQGQKLWDTLWEAAEPLGGVIAGRGAFNSLRLEKGYRSFGTDMTYEHDPYEAGVGFAVKLDKDDFIGKDALLRRKENVRRKLTCLVIDDPRSVVMGKEPVLDGDRPVGYVTSAAYGYTIGKGIAYAWLPTDLTTPGTALRIGYFDQLVEAVVTEEPLFDPTMSRLRG; via the coding sequence ATGGCGGGACCCCGAGTGGTCATCATCGGAGCGGGCGTCGTGGGAGCGGCTCTCGCGGACGAGATCTCCGCGCGAGGCTGGACCGAGGTGACCGTGGTCGACCAGGGCCCGCTCCCCGCCACCGGGGGCTCCTCCTCACACGCCCCGGGTCTGGTCTTCCAGACGAACTCCTCCAAGACGATGACCGAGCTGGCCCGGTACACCGTCGAGAAGTTCTGCTCCCTGGACGTGGACGGCAAGCCCTGCTTCCTCCAGGTCGGCGGCCTCGAAGTCGCCACCACCCCCGAGCGCCTGACCGAACTGCGCCGCCGCCACGGCTGGATCACCGCCTGGGGCATCGAGTCCCGCCTGCTCACCGCCGACGAGTGCGTCGAACGACACCCGCTGGTCGACCGCGACAAGGTCCTCGGCGGCCTCCTGGTCCCCACCGACGGCCTCGCCAAGGCGGTCCTCGCCGTAGAGGCGCAGATCCGCCGGGCCGCCGAGCGCGGCGTGACCTTCCTGGCCCGCCACGAGGTCCTCGACGTCCTGCGGGCCGACGGCGAGGTCACCGGCGTCCTCACCGACCAGGGCGAGCTCCCGGCCGACATCGTCGTGTGCTGCGCCGGCATCTGGGGCCCGAAGATCGCCCGCATGGTCGGCATGAACCTCCCGCTGACCCCGCTCGCCCACCAACTCGCCTGGACCGGCCCGATCCCGGCGCTCGCCGGTCAGACCGAGGAGGCGATCCGGCCGATCCTGCGCCACCAGGACGCCGACCTCTACTACCGCGACCGCTTCGACGGCATCGGCATCGGCTACTACGGCCACCGCCCGATGCCCATCACGGCCGACGAGATCCTCTCCGTGGACGAGGCCGACGACATGCCGTCGGTCCTGAAGTTCACCGAGGACGACTTCGCCGACGCCTGGACCGAGACCCAGTCGCTGCTGCCCTCCACCAAGGAGGCGAACATCGAGGAGGGCATCAACGGCCTGTTCTCCTTCACCACCGACAACTTCCCGCTGCTCGGCGAGTCCCCGGACGTCAAGGGCTTCTGGGTCGCCGAGGCGGTCTGGGTCACCCACTCCGCCGGAGTCGGCCGGGCCATGGCCGAATGGCTGGTCGACGGCTACTGCTCCTCCTTCGACCTCCACGAGTGCGACGTCAACCGCTTCGAACCGCACCAGCTCTCCCCGGAGTACGTCCTGGCCCGCGACTGCCAGAACTTCGTCGAGGTCTACGACATCCTCCACCCCCTCCAGCCCTCCGGGGACCCCCGCCCGATCCGCACCAGCCCCTTCCACGCCCGCCAGCAGGAGCACGGCGCCTTCTTCCTGGAGGCGAACGGCTGGGAGCGCCCGCAGTGGTACGAGGCCAACGCCGGCCTCGTCGAGGGCCGCTCCATCCCCACCCCGGGCGACTGGGCCGCGCGGTACTGGTCGCCCATCGTCGGCGCCGAGGCCCAGGCCACCCGCGAGACCGTCGCGATGTACGACATGACGGCCCTCAAGCGCCTGGAGGTGAGCGGCCCCGGCGCCGCCGACCTCCTGGAGCGCCTGTGCACCGGCAAGGTCGCCAAATCCGTCGGCTCGGTCACCTACACCCTCTTCCTCGACCACGACGGCGGCATCCGCAGCGACGTCACCGTCGCCCGGCTCGCCCGCGACACCTTCCAGATCGGCGCCAACGGCAACCTCGACCTCGACTGGATCACCCGCCACCTCCCGGCCGACGGCACGGTCCAGGTCCGCGACATCACCCCCGGCACCTGCTGCGTCGGCCTGTGGGGCCCGCTGGCCCGCAAGGTCCTCCAGCCCCTCACCGACGCCGACTTCTCGAACGACGGCCTGAAGTACTTCCGCGCCAAGCACGCCTACATCGGCTCGGTGCCCGTCACCGCCATGCGCCTGAGCTACGTCGGCGAACTCGGCTGGGAGCTCTACACCACCGCCGACCAGGGCCAGAAACTCTGGGACACCCTCTGGGAGGCGGCCGAGCCGCTCGGCGGCGTCATCGCCGGCCGCGGCGCCTTCAACAGCCTCCGCCTGGAGAAGGGCTACCGCTCCTTCGGCACCGACATGACCTACGAGCACGACCCCTACGAGGCCGGGGTCGGCTTCGCCGTCAAGCTCGACAAGGACGACTTCATCGGCAAGGACGCGCTGCTGCGCCGCAAGGAGAACGTCCGGCGCAAGCTGACCTGCCTCGTCATCGACGACCCCCGGTCGGTCGTCATGGGCAAGGAACCGGTCCTCGACGGCGACCGCCCCGTCGGCTACGTCACCAGCGCCGCCTACGGCTACACCATCGGCAAGGGCATCGCCTACGCCTGGCTCCCGACGGACCTCACGACACCCGGAACCGCGCTGCGCATCGGCTATTTCGACCAGCTCGTCGAGGCGGTCGTCACCGAGGAGCCCCTGTTCGACCCGACCATGTCCCGCCTCCGTGGCTGA
- a CDS encoding ABC transporter substrate-binding protein, with product MARQARRWRAGAAGMAVLGLTLTACGGAKVGDSSSDAGGSGGSAKCGTFNLAVNPWVGYEANAAVIAYVAENDLGCKVTKKDLKEEIAWQGFGTGEVDAVVENWGHDDLKKKYITDQKTAVDAGATGNEGLIGWYVPPWLAKEHPDITNWENLNKYAAKFKTSESGGKGQLLDGDPSFVTNDEALVKNLNLDYKVVYAGSETALIQTFRKAEKNKEWVIGYFYEPQWFMSEVPLVKVKLPDYKEGCDADAEKVACDYPVYTLDKIVSKKFADSGSPAYDLVKNFSWTNDDQNIVAKYIAVDKMTPEAAAKKWVEANRLKVDAWLK from the coding sequence ATGGCAAGGCAAGCAAGACGATGGAGAGCCGGCGCGGCCGGTATGGCGGTCCTCGGCCTCACCCTCACCGCCTGCGGCGGCGCGAAGGTCGGTGACAGTTCCTCGGACGCGGGCGGCTCGGGCGGCTCCGCCAAGTGCGGCACGTTCAACCTCGCGGTCAACCCGTGGGTCGGCTACGAGGCCAACGCGGCGGTCATCGCCTACGTCGCGGAGAACGACCTCGGCTGCAAGGTCACCAAGAAGGACCTGAAGGAGGAGATCGCCTGGCAGGGCTTCGGGACCGGTGAGGTGGACGCGGTCGTCGAGAACTGGGGCCACGACGACCTGAAGAAGAAGTACATCACCGACCAGAAGACCGCCGTGGACGCCGGCGCGACCGGAAACGAAGGCCTGATCGGCTGGTACGTGCCGCCGTGGCTCGCCAAGGAGCACCCGGACATCACGAACTGGGAGAACCTCAACAAGTACGCGGCGAAGTTCAAGACGTCGGAGTCCGGCGGAAAGGGTCAGCTCCTCGACGGCGACCCGTCGTTCGTCACCAACGACGAGGCCCTGGTGAAGAACCTGAACCTGGACTACAAGGTCGTGTACGCGGGCAGCGAGACCGCCCTCATCCAGACCTTCCGCAAGGCGGAGAAGAACAAGGAATGGGTGATCGGCTACTTCTACGAGCCCCAGTGGTTCATGTCCGAGGTGCCGCTGGTGAAGGTCAAGCTGCCCGACTACAAGGAGGGCTGCGACGCCGACGCCGAGAAGGTCGCCTGCGACTACCCCGTCTACACGCTGGACAAGATCGTCAGCAAGAAGTTCGCCGACTCGGGCAGCCCCGCCTATGACCTGGTGAAGAACTTCAGCTGGACCAACGACGACCAGAACATCGTGGCGAAGTACATCGCCGTGGACAAGATGACCCCCGAGGCCGCGGCGAAGAAGTGGGTCGAGGCCAACCGTCTCAAGGTGGACGCCTGGCTCAAGTAG
- a CDS encoding ABC transporter permease — protein sequence MTVVVEKTEPPGRPEKTRPAEEPAPVREPRRVSRPMVIGAILLVWLVLFVVLRGKQTLALGAADLTDLHRWFNDVNDSIGANRNSNPLFLYFFNEIRLVIDTLVTFVQELISQPSVDRPLPQIGWLGVVGLAGYLSWAFGNWRVALLAVAGFTFLGLQGLWQESMDTLALTVSAVFVALLFAIPLGVWAGLSDRVNRIVTPLLDFMQTMPTFVYLAPLTLFFLIGGASATIATVIYAAPPAIRITAHAIRNVPETTVEAADSLGATRGQALLKVLLPMSKRTVVMGVNQTIMAALAMVTIAALIDAPGLGKTVVQALQSLDVGTAFNAGLSIVVLAIVLDRVTTAASTREEEARRSKNRFLAWRRPLLGAGAVLTAVLVFMSHTYVWAAEFPGEGGVGSSIASAADTTTTWVQDNLSGVTNTVRDLITNGLLNPFQSLLTDSPWWLVGAVLIALGVVLGGWRAGLTTAVCVGLLVATGVWSDSMTTLASTVVATVLVMLLGIVFGVWMGRSRLADRMLRPSLDAAQVMPPFVYLVPFLALFGATRFTAIVAAIVYAAPVAMKIIADGVRNVPATTVEAATSAGSNTWQIITKVQLPMARGALTLATNQGLIYVLSMVVVGGLVGAGALGYDVVAGFSQGQLFGKGLAAGLAIVLLGVMFDRITQAAARRTSA from the coding sequence ATGACCGTCGTCGTGGAGAAGACCGAACCGCCGGGCAGACCGGAGAAGACCCGGCCGGCCGAGGAGCCGGCCCCGGTCCGAGAGCCCCGCCGTGTCAGCCGGCCCATGGTGATCGGCGCGATCCTGCTCGTCTGGCTGGTGCTCTTCGTCGTCCTGCGCGGCAAGCAGACCCTCGCCCTCGGGGCGGCGGACCTGACCGATCTGCACCGCTGGTTCAACGACGTCAACGACTCGATCGGCGCGAACCGCAACTCCAACCCGCTCTTCCTGTACTTCTTCAACGAGATCCGCCTGGTCATCGACACCCTGGTGACCTTCGTGCAGGAGCTGATCTCGCAGCCCTCCGTCGACCGCCCCCTCCCGCAGATCGGCTGGCTCGGCGTCGTCGGCCTCGCGGGCTATCTCTCCTGGGCGTTCGGCAACTGGCGGGTCGCGCTGCTGGCGGTGGCCGGCTTCACCTTCCTGGGCCTCCAGGGGCTGTGGCAGGAGAGCATGGACACCCTGGCGCTCACCGTCTCCGCGGTGTTCGTGGCGCTGCTGTTCGCGATCCCGCTGGGCGTGTGGGCGGGGCTGTCCGACCGGGTCAACCGGATCGTCACGCCCCTGCTGGACTTCATGCAGACGATGCCGACCTTCGTCTACCTGGCCCCGCTGACCCTGTTCTTCCTCATCGGCGGAGCCTCCGCCACCATCGCCACCGTGATCTACGCGGCGCCGCCGGCCATCCGGATCACCGCGCACGCCATCCGGAACGTGCCGGAGACGACGGTGGAGGCCGCCGACTCGCTCGGGGCGACGCGCGGTCAGGCCCTGCTGAAGGTCCTGCTGCCCATGTCCAAGCGGACCGTGGTGATGGGCGTCAACCAGACCATCATGGCCGCTCTGGCCATGGTGACCATCGCGGCCCTGATCGACGCTCCCGGCCTCGGCAAGACCGTCGTCCAGGCGCTCCAGTCGCTCGACGTCGGCACGGCCTTCAACGCGGGCCTGTCCATCGTCGTCCTGGCGATCGTCCTCGACCGGGTCACGACCGCGGCCAGCACGCGCGAGGAGGAGGCCCGGCGCTCCAAGAACCGGTTCCTCGCCTGGCGGCGGCCGCTGCTCGGCGCCGGCGCGGTCCTCACGGCCGTCCTGGTCTTCATGTCGCACACCTATGTGTGGGCGGCGGAGTTCCCAGGCGAGGGCGGTGTCGGCAGCTCCATCGCGAGCGCGGCCGACACCACGACGACCTGGGTGCAGGACAACCTCTCGGGTGTCACCAACACGGTCCGCGACCTCATCACCAACGGACTGCTCAACCCCTTCCAGTCGCTGCTCACCGACTCCCCGTGGTGGCTCGTCGGCGCCGTGCTGATCGCGCTCGGAGTCGTCCTCGGCGGCTGGCGGGCCGGCCTCACCACGGCGGTGTGCGTGGGGCTGCTGGTCGCCACCGGGGTGTGGTCCGACAGCATGACGACGCTGGCGTCGACCGTGGTCGCCACCGTTCTCGTGATGCTGCTCGGCATCGTCTTCGGTGTGTGGATGGGCCGCAGCCGGCTGGCGGACCGCATGCTGCGGCCCAGCCTGGACGCGGCCCAGGTCATGCCGCCGTTCGTCTATCTGGTGCCGTTCCTCGCACTCTTCGGCGCGACCCGTTTCACGGCGATCGTCGCCGCGATCGTCTACGCGGCCCCCGTCGCCATGAAGATCATCGCGGACGGGGTGCGGAACGTGCCCGCGACGACCGTGGAGGCGGCCACCTCCGCCGGGTCCAACACCTGGCAGATCATCACCAAGGTCCAGCTGCCGATGGCACGCGGCGCCCTGACTCTCGCCACGAACCAGGGTCTGATCTATGTGCTGTCGATGGTTGTGGTGGGCGGCCTGGTAGGTGCCGGCGCCCTCGGCTACGACGTCGTGGCCGGTTTCTCGCAGGGCCAGCTCTTCGGGAAGGGGCTCGCCGCCGGGCTCGCCATCGTCCTTCTCGGAGTCATGTTCGACCGCATCACTCAGGCCGCGGCGCGGCGTACCAGTGCATAA
- a CDS encoding quaternary amine ABC transporter ATP-binding protein, whose translation MTTQTEVPQRRGTPQDSGPTPVISVRRLWKVFGPKADRVPESEELCGLTRRELMDRTGCTAAVRDVNFDVSPGEVFVVMGLSGSGKSTLVRCLTRLIEPTAGEVVFEGEDIRQADDRRLRELRRRKFSMVFQHFGLLPHRRVLDNVAFGLEIRGMGRAERLRRAQEVVELVGLAGYEKSYPDQLSGGMQQRVGLARALAGDPDVLFFDEPFSALDPLIRRDMQNEVIRLHHEVGKTMVFITHDLSEALKLGDRILIMRDGKMVQCGTGDELVGAPADDYVREFVKDVPRGDVLTLRWIMRPLEDGDALDGRELGPDVVVKEATRAVLAADKPVKVVENGKLLGIVGDEEILAVVAGQEGGA comes from the coding sequence ATGACCACCCAGACCGAGGTGCCGCAGCGGCGCGGCACGCCCCAGGACTCGGGTCCCACCCCGGTCATCTCCGTGCGCAGGCTGTGGAAGGTGTTCGGGCCGAAGGCCGACCGGGTGCCGGAGTCGGAGGAGCTGTGCGGGCTCACCCGCCGTGAGCTGATGGACCGCACCGGCTGCACCGCCGCCGTGCGCGATGTGAACTTCGACGTCTCGCCCGGTGAGGTCTTCGTCGTCATGGGCCTGTCCGGCTCCGGCAAGTCCACCCTGGTGCGATGTCTGACCCGGCTGATCGAACCCACCGCGGGGGAGGTCGTCTTCGAGGGCGAGGACATCCGCCAGGCCGACGACAGACGCCTGCGCGAGCTGCGTCGCCGCAAGTTCTCCATGGTCTTCCAGCACTTCGGGCTGCTGCCCCACCGCAGGGTCCTCGACAACGTGGCCTTCGGGCTGGAGATCCGCGGCATGGGCAGGGCCGAGCGCCTCCGGCGGGCCCAGGAGGTTGTCGAGCTGGTCGGCCTCGCCGGTTACGAGAAGTCCTACCCCGACCAGCTCTCCGGCGGTATGCAACAGCGGGTCGGGCTGGCCCGCGCGCTGGCCGGCGATCCGGACGTGCTCTTCTTCGACGAACCGTTCTCGGCGCTCGACCCGCTGATCCGCCGCGACATGCAGAACGAGGTCATCCGGCTGCACCACGAGGTCGGCAAGACGATGGTCTTCATCACCCACGACCTCTCCGAGGCCCTCAAACTGGGCGACCGCATCCTGATCATGCGCGACGGCAAGATGGTCCAGTGCGGCACCGGCGACGAGCTGGTCGGCGCCCCGGCCGACGACTACGTGCGCGAGTTCGTCAAGGACGTACCGCGCGGCGACGTGCTCACCCTGCGGTGGATCATGCGGCCCCTGGAGGACGGCGACGCCCTGGACGGCCGCGAACTGGGACCGGACGTCGTGGTCAAGGAAGCCACCCGGGCGGTGCTCGCCGCCGACAAGCCGGTCAAGGTCGTCGAGAACGGCAAGCTGCTCGGCATCGTCGGTGACGAGGAGATCCTCGCCGTGGTCGCCGGGCAGGAAGGCGGCGCGTGA